In a genomic window of Lagopus muta isolate bLagMut1 chromosome 2, bLagMut1 primary, whole genome shotgun sequence:
- the RNF146 gene encoding E3 ubiquitin-protein ligase RNF146, which produces MAGCGEIDHSINMLPTNRKTNESCANAAPSLTVPECAICLQTCVHPVSLPCKHVFCYLCVKGASWLGKRCALCRQEIPEDFLDKPTLLSPEELKAASRGNGEYAWYYEGRNGWWQYDERTSRELEDAFSKGKKSTEMLIAGFLYIADLENMVQYRRNEHGRRRKIKRDIIDIPKKGVAGLRLDCDTNSVNLARESSADGADSTLTGGAAAVQPLVPVSARPLPSLDGQLVSPSTPSPDASTSLENSFAHLQINGDSMAERSHRGEGEEDHESSSSGRVPAPDTSVEETESDASSDSEDVSDPLQQHPSSAQQRHLNANTNQPGADRPVAGGGVANASVRSRRPDGQCTVTEV; this is translated from the coding sequence ATGGCTGGCTGTGGTGAAATAGATCATTCAATCAACATGCTTCCCACAAACAGGAAGACAAATGAGTCGTGTGCTAATGCTGCACCTTCCCTGACAGTCCCTGAATGTGCTATCTGTCTGCAAACGTGTGTCCATCCAGTAAGTCTGCCTTGTAAACACGTGTTCTGCTATCTATGTGTCAAGGGAGCTTCTTGGCTTGGGAAACGTTGTGCGCTCTGCCGGCAGGAGATCCCAGAGGATTTTCTTGACAAGCCAACTCTATTATCACCAGAAGAACtcaaagcagcaagcagaggcAATGGAGAATACGCTTGGTACTATGAAGGAAGAAATGGTTGGTGGCAGTATGATGAACGTaccagcagggagctggaagaTGCCTTTTCCAAGGGTAAAAAGAGCACTGAAATGCTAATTGCTGGGTTTTTGTACATAGCAGATCTGGAAAACATGGTTCAGTATAGGAGAAATGAGCATGGACGGCGCAGAAAAATAAAACGGGACATAATAGATATACCAAAGAAGGGAGTGGCTGGGCTTAGGTTGGACTGTGACACTAACAGTGTCAACCTGGCACGAGAGAGCTCTGCTGATGGTGCAGACAGCACACTGActggaggggctgcagctgtACAGCCTCTGGTGCCTGTTTCTGCTAGGCCCCTGCCATCACTGGATGGTCAGCTTGTGAGTCCTTCAACACCCTCTCCTGATGCAAGCACTTCTCTGGAGAACTCTTTTGCCCACTTACAAATAAATGGAGACAGTATGGCTGAAAGGAGTCAtagaggagagggagaggaggaccACGAATCATCATCTTCTGGTAGGGTACCAGCCCCTGACACCTCTGTGGAGGAGACTGAATCGGATGCTAGCAGCGATAGCGAGGATGTGTCTGATCCCCTCCAGCAACACCCATCCTCTGCCCAGCAGAGACACTTGAATGCAAACACAAACCAGCCTGGAGCGGATAGACCAGTGGCAGGGGGAGGGGTGGCAAATGCAAGTGTAAGATCTAGGAGGCCAGATGGACAGTGCACAGTCACTGAAGTGTAA